The DNA sequence GCACGTGGGGATGGACCGACCACATTCATCATGTCGGCTACGGTGCTTTGGGAGTCCCCACGCACGTGGGGATGGACCGAAATCTCTGAGGCCAAATATGAGCAGCTCCAGGGAGTCCCCACGCACGTGGGGATGGACCGACCATCGCGGGGCGCAGGATGATAGGCGGCTGGGAGTCCCCACGCACGTGGGGATGGACCGGACCCGCAAACCAAAGCGGCGTATAAATTTAGGAGTCCCCACGCACGTGGGGATGGACCGGTCGTGGCCACCCCCTTGTGCGCCGCCCGTGCGGAGTCCCCACGCACGTGGGGATGGACCGGCGTTGCTGGGCATGGTGGAGGCCATGGAGGCGGAGTCCCCACGCACGTGGGGATGGACCGCGAAAAGCCCTCGCCCCGGTGCATGTGCCAGTGGAGTCCCCACGCACGTGGGGATGGACCGCGCGAGACCGAGGCCATCATCGAAAAGATGAAGCGGAGTCCCCACGCACGTGGGGGCAGCGCCACCTTGACACGCCGGAAGGGCGGGCCTAGTATGCTTTTGGTTCTTTGAAAGCTCACGAAACGTGAGGCATCCGTAGGGGTGCCCCGCACCATTCGCTTCGGTGCGCTGTGCCTGCCAGGGACCGGCCAATAACGGGCTACTGGGGGCATAGCAAGCCGAATGTGCAGAGCGAATGGTGCGGGGCTGAGATCACACCCTTGGAACCTGATCCGGGTCATACCGGCGGAGGGAACGGAGCCGAGGCGCCAAACCACCTCGACCTCTTTTCCCCCGCCTGCCCGGGGGAGGAGGAAACCATGAGAAAGGTTGTTTTGGCGCTTTTTTTGTTGGTCACCACCACCCTCCCGACGGCGGCGGCGGAGCTCAAAGGGCGCGTGCTCGCCAGCGATACCGGCAAACCACTGGCCGGGGCCAAGCTGGAGGTGCGCGAGCTGGGGCTTTCCGCCACCACCGACGGGCAAGGCCAGTTCGTGCTGGAGGTGGGGGCGCAAGCCCAGCTCACCCTGGTGGTGACGTACCCGGGGTATTACCCCGTAAACCAGCGGGTCACCTTGCCCGCCCCGGCGCTGGAGCTTTCGCTGGCGCCGGTGAGGCCGTTTACCGAGCAGGTGGAGGTGAGGGCCAGCCGCGCCCAAACTGGCAAGGACCCCGCCACCTTCACCAACCTGCCCAGGGAGCGCATTGAGGAAAGCTACTACGGGCAGGACCCCGCCATGCTTTTGGCAGCCACGGTGCCGGGGTTTTTTGCCTACAACGACAACGGCCACGGCATCGGCTACAGCTACTTCACCATTCGCGGTTTTGGCCAGGCCCGCACCCGAGTGAGCCTTAACGGCGCTCCCCTCAACGACGCCGAGTCGGGCGAGCTGTTCTTCATTGACCTGGCCGATTTTCTGGCCACCGCCGGGGACATTCAGGTGCAGCGCGGTGTTTTCGGGCTTTCGGGGATGGGAGGCGCGGTGGACATCACCACCGCCCCCGCCAGCATGGAGCCTTCCTTCCAGTTGCACCTGGGGGCCGGCTCTTACAACACCCAGAGGCTCACGTTGCGCTACGACTCGGGCCTGGTGGGCGGACAGTGGGCCCTTACCGCCCGCTACTCCAAGATCACTACCGATGGCTACCGCGACCAGTCCTGGGTGGACATGTGGAACTACTTTTTCTCCTTAAGCCACTTCGGCCAGCGCTCCCGCACCCGGCTGGTGCTCTTCGGGGGTCCCGAGCAAACCCACCTGGCGTACTACGGCATCCCCAAGTCGGTGCTGGAAGGTGGGCGCACCGGAAATGCGGATAGGGACCGTAAGTTCAACCCCCTGACCTACCCCGGAGAAATTGACAACTTCCACCAGCCCCATTTCCAGCTAATTTCCGAGCTGCGGCTTTCCCCCAACACCGAACTCACGCAAACGTTTTACCTGTTCCAGGGGGACGGCTACTACGATCAGTTCAAGACCAACCGCAAGCTGGTGGAGTACAACCTGCCCAACATCACGTTGCCCGACGGCACCGTCATCCGCCGCACCGACCTGGTGCGCCGGCGCACGGTGGACGAGTGGGATGCCGGCTGGGTGCCTACCCTTTCCTGGCAAAAGGGCAACTGGGCGCTGGAGCTGGCCGGTGAGCTGCGCCTCCACAAGGCCCACCACTACGGGCAGGTGACCTGGGCCCAGTACTACCCGCCGGGCGTTCCCCCCAACCGCCGCTACTACGACTACCAGGTGGACAAGCAGAGCTCAGCTCTTCGCCTCAAGGCCTCGTACAGGCTTACCGATGACCTCCTGGCGGTAGCCGGTTTGGGCTACGCCCATCACCGCTACGAGCTTTCCAAGGACCGGCTCAAGGGGCAGGCCTTTACCGACAACTTTGACTTCCTGCTGCCGCAAGCGGGGCTTTTGTGGCGGGTGAAGGAAGGGCAGGAGGCTTATCTCAACGTGGCCCGGGGCATGCGGGAGCCCAACTTCCGCCAGCTTTACGACCCCCAGGACTACTACGGCACCCGGGCGTACCTGGACCCCGAGGACGTGTGGGACTGGGAGGCCGGCTACCGCCTGCGGGGCGAGCGCTTTTCCGCCCGCGTTAACGCTTTTTACATGCGCTTTGCCAACGAAATCGTGTGGGCCGGCGCTCTCGATGACAGCGGCGTGCCCATTTACGGCAACGGCGCGCGCTCGGTGCACAAGGGCCTGGAGCTGGAGGGGAGCTGGTCGCCTTCACCCAACTTTGGTGTGGATGCGGCGCTCACGCTTTCCCGCAACACCTTTACCCGCTACCGCGAGTACGGCTATGACGGCACGTTCACCTCTTACGACGGCAACCGCATTGCCGGCTATCCCGACACGCTGCTGCTGGTCACCGCCCGCGGCCAGCTGGCGGGCTTCCAGGCCGCCCTTACCCTGCGGGCCGTGGACCGCTTTTACCTGGACAACACCCAGGACAACCGCAAGAACCCCGAGGCCCGCCGCCAGCCGGGCTACGTGCCGCTGGTGAACCCTGGCTTTGCGGTGGTGGACCTCACCCTCCGCCGCCCGCTGCCGGAGCTGGCCACCACCCTGGGGCTTTCTCAGCTCGGTGCGGAGCTCCGGGTGAACAACCTCCTGGACAAGAAGTACACCGCCTTTGGCTACGTGGACTACGGGGAGCCACAGTTCATCCCCGCAGCCCCGCGGCATTACTACCTGGGCTTCAGTTTGGGCCTTTGACCTCCTCACCCTTCTGTACGACCCGGGGCCGCAAGGCCCCGGTTTTTTTTAGCCGCAGGCCAGGCCTGAAAAACCCTCTTTTCGCTGCTGCCCAGCTACCACGGCAGGTCCCTGGGATCGGCGGGGAGCTGGGCCAAAAGCACCTCCACCGCTCTGGCCAGCTGGGCGTCGTTCTCCTTGTCCAAATCCTGCTGGGGCGGTTGGAAAACCAAAACGTCGGGTTCACAGCCCTGGCGCTCCATGTTGATCCCCGAACCCGCCACGTACCAGCCGCGGAAAGGCAAACGCACGAAGGAACCGTCAATTAAGCGGGTGCCACCGGTAGAAATTACCGCCCCAAAGGTGGTCATGCCCACCAGCGGCCCGCGTTTTAAGGTCTTGAACGCCCAGGAGAAGATTTCGGCGTTGGAGTAGCTGGCTTCGTCGCAAAGGGCTGCCGCCGGGCGCGTCCACGCCGGCAACGGCAGGCGGTCCTGGGGGTAACCGCGAAGGGACGGGTCCATGCCCCGGGGGACGGTCCAGGCGTGCCGCTTCACGTTGAGGATGGCCATGAGGTAATCGGTGGTCCAGCCGCCGCCGTTGTTGCGCACGTCAATTAAAAGCCCCTGCTTGCCGGACGCGGCGGCAAACAGCTCCCGCTGGAACTCCTCCAGGGAAGGCGCGTCCATGCCTTGAATGTGGATGTAGCCCAGCTTGCCGCCGGAAAGCTTCTCCACGATGGCCCGCCGCTCCTTCACCCAGGCACGGTAGCGGGCCTGCCGCACCTCGTCCAAGCTGGCCGGTTTAACGGTAACCTCCCGCTCCCCCGCCGGGTTTTTCACCGTGAGCCTCACCGGGTGGCCCACCATGCCTTCCAGAAGCGCGAAGAAGTTGCGCTGGGCGTTCACGGGTTCGCCGTTCACCGCCAGGATGCGGTCCCCCACCTTAAGGCCCACGTCCTCCCGGGCCGCAGGGGTATCCTCCAGCACTTCGGTAACGATCACACCCAGGCCGTCGGCAGCGGGCTCCACCTCCACACCCAGCACGCCGGTTTGCACCGGCTCCCCCCGTTCGTTGCGGCGGAAGCCCATGTGGGAGGCGTTGAGCTCCCCCAGCATCCAGTTCACCACCTGCTCGAAATCGCGGTCGGCAAAGGCCACATCGCTGAGCTTCTGGTAGCGCTCACCGATGGCCCGCCAGTTGTAACCGTGGAAGTGCGGATCGTAGAAGTTGCGATCCAGCTCCCGCCAGGCTTCCTGGAACACCTGGGCGCGCAAAGCCCTCCGCGACACGGTAAAGAGCGCCTCAAACTTCACCGGGTCCCCCGGTTTGCCTTCCAGATTCACGCTTTCCACCGTGCCCTTGGCCCCCCGGTACAGAACCAGCTTGCCCTCCTTGAGGAAGGCCAACTGCGAGGGCCGGGCGTCCGACTCGGTGAGGCGCTTGAGCTCCTTCCCGTCAAACCGCACCTTGTAGAGGTCCCGTTGGCCATCGGGCTCGGCCACAAAAACCACGGTGCGGGCATCGCTGGCCACCACAAACTCGCCCTCGTCACCCGGAAGCTCCGTGACCGCCCGGGCCCGCTCGTTGATGCCCGGAAAGTCAATGCGCACCGTGACTTTTTTTTCGCCCTTGGCCTCATCCTTCTTGGCCGCCTTGTCTTCCTCCTCGAAGAGCGCTACCCATTGCTCCGGCGTTCGCTCGTGGTCGGCCTTGGTGAGGTACACCGCCCACAGGTCGAAGGTGCGCTCGTGCCGACGGGAAAGCCAGTAGAGACGCCGGCCGTCCGGGGACCATACGGGGTTGCGGTCCTCGTCCGGGTGCTGGCTCACGTTTACCGCCTGCCCGCCGGCCACGGGGATGATGAAGATATCGGTGTTGAAGTGCTCGTCGTCGCGGGAAAAGGCAATCCACTGGCTATCCGGGGAAAAGGCAAACTCCACGTCCCCCCAGTGGGTGAAAAGCGTCCTGGGGTTGCGGCCGGAAAGCTCGGCGACCGTGAGGTTCCCCTTCCCCACCAGGTACGCCAGGAGCTTGCCGTCGGGGGAAACCCGCGGCTTGCGCTCGTCTTCATCGGACGCGGTCAACCGCTCCTCCCGGAACGAGGTGGCCTTCACGAAGGAGCTGCCGCTGGCCGGCTCCGCTCGGAAGAGGTCGTACTGGCCAAAGCGGTCGGAAGCGTAAAAGAGGGCTTTGCCATCGGGGGTCCAGGTCACATCCCTTTCCCACGCCGGCGTGTGGGTCACCCGCACCGTGACCGGCCCGGAAATGGCGGAAAGCTCCTTGCTCCTCCTGGCCGTGACGTACACGTCCCCGCGCACCACCAGGGCCACCTGGCTGCCGTCGGGAGAGGGCACCACCTCTGAGGCTTGATCCCGCAGCACTGCCCGCTCCATGTCGTCTTCCAGCGCGTCGGTGGCCACCTCCACCGCCAGGCGCCGGGGCTCGCCGCCACTGGCGGAAACCACGTAAAGCCCATCGCCAAACTCGTAGGCCACGATGGCCCCGTTGGCCGAGGCCTTGGGGTAGCGCACGTCCCCGCCCTGGTGGTGGGTGAGCTGCGTGAGCTTGCGGTCGGCGAGGTTCAGGCGGAACACGTTGCGGTCATCGCCACCGTTGTCCGAACGGAAAATCAACGCGTCGCTACCGGCCCAGGAGACGTGATCCTCATCCCACAGGGTTTCGGTAAGCCTCACCAGGTTTCCGGTTTGCAGCTCCAAAAGCCAGAGGTCGCGGTTGGCCGAACCCCGGTAATGCCGGCGGCTGTCCGGGGTGCTACCGCGTACCAGGGCGAGAAAACGCCCATCCGGCGAGGGCACCGCCTCCAGGGCGAGGATCTTCGTGAGCAGCTTTTCGGTGCCCCCGGTGACCGCCACGGTGTAGACGGTGTTTTTGCGGTTCCACGCCTCATGGCGGCGGGAAACGAACACTACCCCGGAGCCCTGGAAGCCCTGGGGAATGTCGGCCGCTTCGTGGAAGGTCAAACGCTTGGTCCTCCCTTCGGGCCAGGACAACAGCAGCACGTCGTCGCTGCCCTCCCGATCGGAAGCAAAAGCCAAAAAGCGCCCGCTGGCATCCCAAACGGCGCCCCAGTCGTAGCCGGGGTCGGCGGTGAGCCGCTGGGCTCGCCCCCCCTGGGCGGGCACCGCCCACAGGTCGCCCTGCCAGCTAAAAACCACCGTTTGCCCATCCGGCGAAGGGGCCGGGAAACGGGCCAACCGCACCTCTTCACCGTGAACCGCCACTGCCAATCCAACCGTAAGAACTCCGGCTAAAAAGCGCATGCTTACCCTCCCTGTTGCGCGCCGACGAAGCGGCCAAACTCCACCATGAGGGAGACCAGCTCGGCGTTGTGCTCCACCGGCAGCGGGTACTCCACCCCCAACAAAGCCCCATCCCGCCGGGTAAAAGCCGCGTACTGCTCCTGGGTGGGGGCAAAGACCTGCAACCCAGAACGTTGGCCAGCCCACCGCGTCACGGTCAAGGCGGCGGCAATTTCCTCCCGCCGTTGCACGGTGGCCAAAAGGGCGTTACCGAGGCCCGGCCGCTCCACCGCTGGCCACGGAAACCCACACACCACGTCCACCTCCGGCGAGGAAAGCGGCGGGAAATCCAGCTCCGCACAGGCCCCTACTCCACCCCAAAGGCCAGCAGCCGGCGGGAAGCCCCAGGGGAAAGCCGCTGCCTCGGAAAGCCTCCCGCCGTGGGTGAGCTCCCTCCAGCCCCTCTGGCCGGAGGCCAGGTCTTCCGTGCAAAGCCAAAGCTTGACCCTTCCCGCCAGGGCCGTTTCCGGGGCCAGGTACTCCCCCAGGGCCGCCGGGGAAAGCCACCCGGAAAGGCGGAAAGGATCGGGCAGCAGCAGGAAACCCTCGTTGAGACCCTCGCGGGCGTAGGCCAAGGCCGGACGGAACAACGCCGCCCCCTCCTGGGCCAGACGCAAAAAGCGCCGGGCCGCCTCCTCGGCTTCTCCGGCCAGAGCCAAAAGCGCCACCTGCGCCGCAAGCCCAGCAGCGGCAGCTTCCCCCCACCGGCGGCCGGAAGCGGTAAGCTGCGCCACCACCCCGGCGCAAAAGGCCGCCTGGGCTCCATCCGCCAAAACCACCAGGCCCCGGGAGCTCACGGTGCCCCCCTCACCACCCGGCGCAGCTCCAGGCTGCGGGTTGCGGCAGCCACTTCACCCAAGGTCAAAAGCCGGGGGGGCTGCATCCACGCCAGAAGCACGGTGTCTGGAAAGTCCAGGGTGCCGTTGCCGTCATCGGCCCACAGCACCGCCCACCGCCCGGACCAGCTCACCGCATCCCCGGGAAGCACATCGTTCCGCCAACGCAAAGGCCGCCCACCCTCCGAAAGCCAGAGCCCATCCCCCACCACCAACCGCTGCGGCGGTCCCCACGGCTCCGCCAGGGGATCCCCCACCGCCGCCAGGGCCGCCACCGCCTGGGGGGTCATGATCAGGTGCCGCACCACCAGCTCCCGGGGGGAAAGGGGCAGGGGCCAACCGGGGCCGCCCTCGGGCCAAACCCCCGGTGCAAAGCTAAAAACCCCACGGCGAAAGGCCAGGCTCACCCTGGGGTTCACGCCTTCCGGAACCTCGGCCAACCGCCAGAGAGCGGGAACCTCCGCCACCTCCCTGGCCCCCGGGGAGGAAACGCTGGCCCAGGGGAGAAGGTCCTGCGGGCGGGCGTAGGCACCCACCTTGACCTTGAAGCGGGTCACACCCCCAATTAAGGTGTTGCCGGCCACGGGCTGGGTGAGGAAGTCGTCGTTGTGGGCTTCGCTGGTGACTGGCGCTTTGAGCTCGCTCCCCATTTCCGGGGCGGCAAACTCCCCGTACGCAAGCTTGTCAGCACTTCCGGCGTTGACGCCTTCCCAGCCGAAGAAAGCCGGCTCCAGCGTGAACCACTGGGCTTTCAAAAACCCATACGCCGAGGGCCAGGCGGCCAAAGGCTCCGGGTGCAGCTCCTGCCCTTGCCAGCGGACCTTGGGAAAGGGGCACAGAAAACGCGCCGGTTTTTTCCCCTGGCGAAACTGCAGCAACACACCGGCCCAGACCCGCTCCTGGGGTTGGCGCGGTCCCACGTCGTCGCTGGCCCACTCCTCACCCTCCACCCAGAACACCACGGCAGCTTGCAGAAGCTGCGGGCGAAGACTCTCGTGCCGGCGCCAAAACGCCAAAACCGCGGCCACCAACAGGACCAGCACCGCTGCCACCAGCAAAACCCGGCGGGTGTCTTCGCTCACGGGCCCATTGTACGTGGGCCTTGCCGGGTAAGTTACAGTTTGCAGGGAGGCAAAAGGCCCATGAAGTCCTACACCAAAACCCTGACGTTCCACACGCCCACCCGGGTGGCCTTCATCAACATCACCCCGGAGGTGGAAAAGGCCGTAGCCGAATCGGGGGTGCGGGAAGGGCTTTGCCTGGTGAACGCCATGCACATCACCGCCAGCGTCTTCATCAACGACGACGAACCGGGCTTGCACCGGGACTTCGCCCGCTGGCTGGAGGAGCTGGCCCCCCACGATGTGAAGCGGTGGGAACACAACCGCACCGGCGAGGACAACGGCGACGCCCACGCCAAAAGGCAAATCATGGGCCGCGAGGTGGTGGTGGCCATCACCAACGGCCAACTGCACTTTGGCCCCTGGGAGCAGATCTTTTACGGCGAGTTCGATGGGCAAAGGCCCAAGCGGGTGCTCATCAAGATCATTGGCGATTAGCTGATAAACTGTCCCGGGGGTTGAAATGCAGAAATACAGGGTCTTGATCCTCTGCACCGGCAACTCCTGCCGCTCGCAAATGGCCGAAGGCTGGGTGCGTCACCTCCTGGGTGACCGCGTGGAGGTGGCCTCTGCGGGGACCCACCCGGCGGGGTATGTTCACCCCATGGCCATCAAGGTCATGGCCGAAGAAGGAGTCATCATTTCTCGCCAGCGGTCAAAATCGGTGGCCCAATTTGCCAATGACACCTGGGATTTGGTCATCACCGTTTGCGACAGCGCCCGGGAAGAATGCCCCTACTTTCCCGGCGCCAAGGAACAAATCCACATTTCGTTCCCTGACCCTGCCCTGGTGGGGGGACCTCGGGAGATACAGGAAGAGGCCTATCGCACGGTCCGCGACGCCATCCGCCAGCGCCTGGTCCCCGAGGTGGAACGCCGCTGCCGCGCGGGGGCTAGCGGCTCCGCCGGTGCTGCCGAGGCTGCCTCGGAGAGCTAGCGCAACGTAAGGCCACTGCACCGCGTAAACTCTTGGCGTGCAGACGGCAAGCCCTGCGGGTTTCATCCAAGATCACCGTCCGCTGTTGTGGGCTACAGCTCTGGGTTCGTTCTTACCGCCTTTTTTGGGGTCCTCCCTGAACGTGGCCCTGCCGGTGATTGGCCGGGAGCTCCAGGCCACCGCCTTTGAGCTTGGGTTAATCGTCAACGCCTTCCTCATTGCCGCCGCCGGCATGCTGGTGCCCCTGGGACGCTGGGCCGATGCCTGCGGCCGCGCCCGGGTGTTCACCTGGGGGCTTTTGGGACAAGCTCTCTGCTCGGCGGCAGCGATCTTTACCCGGTCGGTGCCGGCGCTTTTGCTGGTGCGGGCAGCGCAAGGGGTGGCTGCTGCCGCTACCTTTGCCACCGCCGTGGCTCTGGTGGCCCAGGTGGCACCGGCGGGGCAAAAGGGGAAGCTCCTGGGAGCCAACACCGCTGCGGTGTACCTGGGGCTTACCCTGGGGCCCCCCACCGGCGGCCTGCTCACCCAGCACCTAGGCTGGCGCAGCGTCTTTGGCGCTTCAGCGCTCTTGGCTCTGGGCGGTTGGGCTCTGGCCCGTCCCTGGGGGAGGGAAAAGAGCCCGCGGGAAGGCGTGGCTCAGCCCGCCAGCCTCTGGCTTTTTGCCGCAGGCGTTTCCCTGGTCCTGGGTGGCCTGGCCATGACCCGCGTTCAGGGGCGCTTTGCCGCCCTGGCCGCACTGGGAGCCATTGCCGTTGTCCTTTCCTTCCGGGGTTCCTCGAACTTACCCCTGGAGCCAGCCCTTTTTCGCAACACCGCCTTTACCTTTTCCAACCTGGCGGCGTTGATCCATTACGCCGCTACCTTTTCGGTTTCGCTGTTCCTGGCCCTTTACCTGCAGGTGGTGGGCGGGCTTTCCCCCAAGGCCACCGGCTTTCTCCTCCTCGCCCAGCCGCTGCTCATGGCGCTGCTTTCCCCCGTGGCCGGCAGCGTCTCGGATCGGTGGGAGCCGCGGTGGGTGGCCTCCGCCGGCATGGCCCTCACCGCCGGGGGTTTGCTGGTGTTGAGCTCTGCCCAACTCCGGGTTTCGCTTTTCCAGGTAATCTCGGGGCTTGCGCTTTTAGGCATTGGCTTTGCGCTGTTTTCATCCCCCAACACCCATGCGGTGATGGGCCAGGCTCCAACCAAGTTGCTTTCGGCGGCTTCCGCCACCCTGGCGCTCATGAGGCTCACCGGCCAGGCCGGAAGCCTGGTTCTGGCCAGCTTCTTCCTCCCCGCGAGCAGCCTCGATACGCAAGCCGGAAAGCTTTTGGTGCCCGGGATGCAGGCCAACCTCTGGGTGGCGTCGCTGCTTTGTCTTGTGGGCATGGTTTTTTCTTTAGCAAGGGGCAACGTGCATGGTTAAAGTCGGGTTTGGTGGGTACAGGAAAAGCGGGATGGTGCCCGCGGTAGGCACGGTGGTAAAACGGTTGCGGAGGAGCCGGTGAAAGAGCGATCGAGGTACTGGCTTGTGGCGGGGCTCCTGGCCCTAGCGTTCGATAGGCTCTTTTGGAACGTTGACCACGGCATCAACTTTCCCCTCTTTGCCGTTCTTTGCGTAGCTGGGGGGTTCTTGGTGCTTGGAAAGGAGGGCCACCGGCCGGCCCCCTCGGTGTTTCTCCTGGTCCTGCCGTTGGGGTTTTTCGCCTGGGGGTCGTTCTGTAGGCTGGAACCGCTGGCGCATGTGCTGAGCTGTGCCTGGGTTTTGCTTTTCATGGGCCTCCTGGCCGTGTACTACCGGACAAGCGAATGGTGGCGGACGGACGTCTGGCAAACCCTGTGGTCCTTCTTGAAGTTGCTGACCACCGCCGTGGCTCACGGCTTCATTTACCGATCCCCTAACCCATCGCCGGGGCAAGGCGAGCCGGCACCCAAACCGGGCTGGATAGCGCCGGTGGTGCGCGGCCTGCTGGTGGCGCTGCCGGTAACAGGCCTTTTTGCTTTGCTCCTTGCACGAGCCGATGCGGTTTTTGCCCGGTATCTCGCTTCATGGTTTTCCTTCCGGGCTCTGGCGGAAGCGGTTTTTCGCTTGAGCTACATGCTGTTTGGGGCGTACCTGCTGGTGGGTGTCTTTACCTTCGTGGCCCGGGAAACCGAAAAAGAGCCAGCCCAAAGCCGGCAGCATGGGACCGTTTCTTCGTTCCTCGGGGGAATCGAGGCCAACGTGGTGCTGGCCGCGGTGGATGTGCTGTTTTCCTTCTTCGTGCTTATTCAGGTTCGCTATTTCTTTGCGGGCAAGGCTAACCTGGAGGAGCTCGGGCTCACCTATTCCGAGTACGCCCGTCGCGGGTTTGGCGAGCTGCTGGCTGTGGCCTTCTTGAGTTTGGTGCTGATCCTGGGCTTGCAAAGGTCCACCGAGCAGCAAAGCGCACGCGGGCAGCGCCTGTTTTTAGCGCTTTCGGTGCTGCTGGTTTTGCTGGTGGGCGTGATCCTGCTTTCGGCCTTCCAGCGCCTGGGCCTTTACGAGGAAGCTTACGGTTTTACCCGTGCCCGGCTTTACGCTCACACCCTCATGGTGTGGATTGGGGTGGCGTTGGGAGCAGTGCTGGCGCTGGAGCTGGCCAAGGCCAGGCGGTGGGTGGTTCACGGTTTGCTGCTTTCGGCCGTTGGTTTTTCCGCCCATCTCGTGGCCTCCAGCGTTGACGCCCGGGTAGCCAGGGCCAACGTGGCGAGGTTTGCTTCCGGGGCCAACTTGGACGTGGCTTACCTGGCGTACCTTTCCTCCGACGCCGTTCCCGCTATGAGCCGTTTGTTCCAGGATCCCCGCCTGCCCCAGAGCAGCCGGGAAGCGCTGGGAGCCTCGCTTATCTGCTGGACCTGGCGTCACCGGAACTGGAACGCCCCGGCACCCTGGCAGGAGTTCCACCTCTCCCGCTGGCGTGCCCGGCGGGCCCTGGCCGCGGTGATGCCTTCGCTTGCGGGCTACCAGAAGGAGGAGACCTCAGAAGGGAAAACCGTCCGCACCCCCTCCGGGCAGACCTTCAGCTGCATCGCAGCTTGCCGGTAGCTCCTCAACCTAGCCGTTTCCTACGCCAGAAGAGCCAAAAGCTGCTGGGCCGCGGCCTCCGGGGAAAGATCCGCGGGGAGAAGGAAGCTCTTCACCTGCGACAGCAGCCGGGCATACTGCGCCCGCATGCGCTGCTCCTGCTCCGCGGCCAACGGCGGCAGGTGCGGGTTCAAATAGGGACGGGCAGCTCCTACCTGCCCCGGCAAGCTGCCGCTGGCCAAAAGCCGCAGGGCGTCCTCGGGCGAGAGGGGGCGTGGCCTGGCGGTCAAGGGGTCCTTGGCCAGGAAAACCACCGCTGCCGCTTCCGCCTGACGGGTCCCCCCTAGCCAGAACGGATCCAGCATCATCCGACCCTTAGCCGAGGCCTCCAGGCACACGGGAGCACCCAAATCCAGGGGGCAATCGCGCTCACCGTGGTCCACGGTGCAAAGCGCGCGCTCGGTGGCCATGTTTTCCAGCTTGGCGCGATCAAAAAACCGGCTCAGCGTGGGCAGGTGCCTGGTCCATTTTGCTTTCAGGTAGAGCTTCCGCTCAAGGCCGTCCAGCACCGTGGCCCGCGGCCCAAAGCGCACCAGAACCCCGTCGGCGGCCAAAAGCCGCCCCCCGTGCTCCCGCAGGAGCTGCGCCAAAAGGGCCGTCCGGCCACTCCCCGGTGCGCCAAAAACCAGAACGCCCCTTTCACCCAGAGCCACCGCTGCCCCGTGGGCCCAGAGGGCCCCCTGGGTGCGGGCCACCACTTCCGCCGCTAAAAGCAACGCCATTTCCCGGGTTTGGCC is a window from the Thermoanaerobaculum aquaticum genome containing:
- a CDS encoding MFS transporter translates to MQTASPAGFIQDHRPLLWATALGSFLPPFLGSSLNVALPVIGRELQATAFELGLIVNAFLIAAAGMLVPLGRWADACGRARVFTWGLLGQALCSAAAIFTRSVPALLLVRAAQGVAAAATFATAVALVAQVAPAGQKGKLLGANTAAVYLGLTLGPPTGGLLTQHLGWRSVFGASALLALGGWALARPWGREKSPREGVAQPASLWLFAAGVSLVLGGLAMTRVQGRFAALAALGAIAVVLSFRGSSNLPLEPALFRNTAFTFSNLAALIHYAATFSVSLFLALYLQVVGGLSPKATGFLLLAQPLLMALLSPVAGSVSDRWEPRWVASAGMALTAGGLLVLSSAQLRVSLFQVISGLALLGIGFALFSSPNTHAVMGQAPTKLLSAASATLALMRLTGQAGSLVLASFFLPASSLDTQAGKLLVPGMQANLWVASLLCLVGMVFSLARGNVHG
- a CDS encoding S41 family peptidase, with amino-acid sequence MRFLAGVLTVGLAVAVHGEEVRLARFPAPSPDGQTVVFSWQGDLWAVPAQGGRAQRLTADPGYDWGAVWDASGRFLAFASDREGSDDVLLLSWPEGRTKRLTFHEAADIPQGFQGSGVVFVSRRHEAWNRKNTVYTVAVTGGTEKLLTKILALEAVPSPDGRFLALVRGSTPDSRRHYRGSANRDLWLLELQTGNLVRLTETLWDEDHVSWAGSDALIFRSDNGGDDRNVFRLNLADRKLTQLTHHQGGDVRYPKASANGAIVAYEFGDGLYVVSASGGEPRRLAVEVATDALEDDMERAVLRDQASEVVPSPDGSQVALVVRGDVYVTARRSKELSAISGPVTVRVTHTPAWERDVTWTPDGKALFYASDRFGQYDLFRAEPASGSSFVKATSFREERLTASDEDERKPRVSPDGKLLAYLVGKGNLTVAELSGRNPRTLFTHWGDVEFAFSPDSQWIAFSRDDEHFNTDIFIIPVAGGQAVNVSQHPDEDRNPVWSPDGRRLYWLSRRHERTFDLWAVYLTKADHERTPEQWVALFEEEDKAAKKDEAKGEKKVTVRIDFPGINERARAVTELPGDEGEFVVASDARTVVFVAEPDGQRDLYKVRFDGKELKRLTESDARPSQLAFLKEGKLVLYRGAKGTVESVNLEGKPGDPVKFEALFTVSRRALRAQVFQEAWRELDRNFYDPHFHGYNWRAIGERYQKLSDVAFADRDFEQVVNWMLGELNASHMGFRRNERGEPVQTGVLGVEVEPAADGLGVIVTEVLEDTPAAREDVGLKVGDRILAVNGEPVNAQRNFFALLEGMVGHPVRLTVKNPAGEREVTVKPASLDEVRQARYRAWVKERRAIVEKLSGGKLGYIHIQGMDAPSLEEFQRELFAAASGKQGLLIDVRNNGGGWTTDYLMAILNVKRHAWTVPRGMDPSLRGYPQDRLPLPAWTRPAAALCDEASYSNAEIFSWAFKTLKRGPLVGMTTFGAVISTGGTRLIDGSFVRLPFRGWYVAGSGINMERQGCEPDVLVFQPPQQDLDKENDAQLARAVEVLLAQLPADPRDLPW
- a CDS encoding secondary thiamine-phosphate synthase enzyme YjbQ; this encodes MKSYTKTLTFHTPTRVAFINITPEVEKAVAESGVREGLCLVNAMHITASVFINDDEPGLHRDFARWLEELAPHDVKRWEHNRTGEDNGDAHAKRQIMGREVVVAITNGQLHFGPWEQIFYGEFDGQRPKRVLIKIIGD
- a CDS encoding TonB-dependent receptor, whose protein sequence is MRKVVLALFLLVTTTLPTAAAELKGRVLASDTGKPLAGAKLEVRELGLSATTDGQGQFVLEVGAQAQLTLVVTYPGYYPVNQRVTLPAPALELSLAPVRPFTEQVEVRASRAQTGKDPATFTNLPRERIEESYYGQDPAMLLAATVPGFFAYNDNGHGIGYSYFTIRGFGQARTRVSLNGAPLNDAESGELFFIDLADFLATAGDIQVQRGVFGLSGMGGAVDITTAPASMEPSFQLHLGAGSYNTQRLTLRYDSGLVGGQWALTARYSKITTDGYRDQSWVDMWNYFFSLSHFGQRSRTRLVLFGGPEQTHLAYYGIPKSVLEGGRTGNADRDRKFNPLTYPGEIDNFHQPHFQLISELRLSPNTELTQTFYLFQGDGYYDQFKTNRKLVEYNLPNITLPDGTVIRRTDLVRRRTVDEWDAGWVPTLSWQKGNWALELAGELRLHKAHHYGQVTWAQYYPPGVPPNRRYYDYQVDKQSSALRLKASYRLTDDLLAVAGLGYAHHRYELSKDRLKGQAFTDNFDFLLPQAGLLWRVKEGQEAYLNVARGMREPNFRQLYDPQDYYGTRAYLDPEDVWDWEAGYRLRGERFSARVNAFYMRFANEIVWAGALDDSGVPIYGNGARSVHKGLELEGSWSPSPNFGVDAALTLSRNTFTRYREYGYDGTFTSYDGNRIAGYPDTLLLVTARGQLAGFQAALTLRAVDRFYLDNTQDNRKNPEARRQPGYVPLVNPGFAVVDLTLRRPLPELATTLGLSQLGAELRVNNLLDKKYTAFGYVDYGEPQFIPAAPRHYYLGFSLGL
- a CDS encoding arsenate reductase ArsC, with the translated sequence MQKYRVLILCTGNSCRSQMAEGWVRHLLGDRVEVASAGTHPAGYVHPMAIKVMAEEGVIISRQRSKSVAQFANDTWDLVITVCDSAREECPYFPGAKEQIHISFPDPALVGGPREIQEEAYRTVRDAIRQRLVPEVERRCRAGASGSAGAAEAASES